A stretch of Elgaria multicarinata webbii isolate HBS135686 ecotype San Diego chromosome 5, rElgMul1.1.pri, whole genome shotgun sequence DNA encodes these proteins:
- the STYXL2 gene encoding serine/threonine/tyrosine-interacting-like protein 2, translating into MASAMDSDGEQMVPDEEGPDVKAVQAHYLRSPSPSRYSVISDTDTESIFMEPIHLSSAVAAKQIIKEEFKTKEVKENSMCPGMLESAEQLFVEDLYNRVKEKIDDTSLFNTPCVMDLQRALVNDRLESPKDAIDEVWPNVFIAEKSVAVNKGRLKRLGITHILNAAHGTGVYTGPDFYNGMDIQYLGIEVDDFPDMDISKYFRQAAEFLDEALLTYRGKVLVSSEMGVSRSAVLVAAYLMIFHHLTILEALMIIRKKRAIYPNDGFLKQLRQLNEKLLEERQEEDEEYSDDDTTGSQSSVVRAGSCSLLSGREDSGSIMGAKVHSIMVEEEDTTSLLGSVMSSSSMGKSSLVSKQPTLISEEEEDQLYEEWKKKQGLPARELSNKDGEGKPSDLIFQAQEQSEEDMGRMIQEWQFKNEKYQMESYLFPKEEDGDSRIGERPHPVNDINDAESVSSQEIRILKQQLEASGINRMRRGRTDSMSTESTWDMWNERMMEIEKEAAQRYRSRPRCGDENLRPENGTKARDVDEESVLSDASSFYNFCQKNKDKLTALERWKIKRIQFGFHKRDSEASKQPNMDDSSQENKEAMEEEKNSSDINLTAYQAWKTKHQKKVGNENKDEIVELAKGEDSASARRKQRRMELLEHSKKILEESQSLCSWDAESTMSGSIPLSAFWPPTASVNCTEDSASALSKQTNRSSFSQARSSSGALPTHAVATNVPNLPLGPEDTISIASIQNWIANVVSETIAQKQNEILMLSRPSSVLGSSVKSGDLGRHLDDDKTSLLSAQTGLSLASSLHHHQDTQYADTQSSLSCNTSISEKTGRSNSSKIVTQTSKPFYSLFADEVDLKKLSRKEKEMQMEMREKMSDYKTEKLISDNKRSTLFKKKKIKGDNEDENDIENTMSVMYPLQADLNRSETASALSGQFASVGGAIRSEVENNVNKWLKGLKAEEKSSYQGCTSASGDKYRRSSTFREVDTEASSYRISRSQREEMDSSSTYQCKDDLERISSRFSSASAQEDKEAHSFTRSKFSETISREESPEPYFFRRTPEPSSSSESSEPSTQSRIRSHHLEEHEEESGSDVTEFGAKRKFTQSFVKSDENSEKEEKIEEKNECFASRHSFRQRQHVRKEEEEETDDDAIIAAWRNRQEETKAKLRRRREE; encoded by the exons ATATTCAGTGATATCAGACACAGACACTGAGAGCATCTTCATGGAGCCCATCCATCTGTCATCTGCAGTGGCTGCTAAACAGATCATCAAGGAAG AGTTTAAGACGAAGGAGGTGAAAGAAAATTCAATGTGTCCAGGGATGTTGGAATCTGCAGAGCAGCTATTCGTGGAAGACCTGTACAACCGAGTTAAAGAAAAGATAGACGACACCAGCTTATTCAATACTCCCTGTGTCATGGACTTGCAGAGGGCACTTGTGAATGACCGGCTTGAATCCCCAAAGGATGCCATTGATGAAGTCTGGCCAAATGTCTTCATAGCAGAAAA GAGTGTTGCAGTGAATAAAGGTCGACTGAAGAGACTAGGAATCACTCACATCCTCAATGCTGCTCATGGCACTGGCGTGTATACAGGACCAGACTTCTACAATGGCATGGATATCCAGTACTTAGGTATTGAGGTGGATGATTTCCCAGACATGGACATCTCTAAATATTTCCGCCAGGCTGCAGAGTTCCTTGATGAAGCACTACTAACCTACAGAG GAAAAGTTTTGGTCAGCAGTGAAATGGGAGTTAGTCGCTCAGCAGTGTTGGTAGCTGCTTATCTGATGATCTTCCATCACTTGACAATCTTGGAAGCCTTGATGATTATACGTAAGAAACGGGCCATTTATCCTAATGATGGCTTCCTGAAACAGCTCAGACAGCTTAATGAAAAACTACTGGAGGAAAGACAAGAGGAAGATGAGGAGTACTCTGATGATGACACAACTGGTAGCCAAAGTTCCGTAGTTAGAGCTGGAAGCTGTTCCTTGCTGTCTGGGAGAGAAGATTCTGGGAGTATTATGGGAGCCAAAGTCCACTCTATCATGGTAGAGGAGGAAGACACAACAAGCCTCCTTGGAAGTGTAATGAGCTCCTCCTCAATGGGAAAATCGAGCTTGGTTTCCAAGCAGCCTACACTTatcagtgaagaggaggaggaccagctCTATGAAGAGTGGAAGAAGAAGCAAGGCTTGCCTGCAAGGGAACTTTCAAACAAAGATGGAGAAGGCAAACCCTCAGACCTTATATTTCAGGCACAGGAACAATCTGAGGAGGACATGGGTCGGATGATCCAAGAGTGGCAATTCAAAAATGAGAAGTATCAAATGGAAAGCTACTTGTTTCCCAAGGAAGAAGACGGAGATTCTCGCATTGGAGAAAGGCCACACCCTGTAAATGATATAAATGATGCTGAAAGTGTGAGTAGCCAAGAGATCAGAATCTTGAAACAACAGCTGGAAGCAAGTGGCATCAACAGAATGAGGAGAGGGCGCACAGATTCTATGTCTACGGAAAGCACCTGGGATATGTGGAATGAGAGGATGATGGAGATAGAGAAGGAAGCTGCTCAAAGATATCGTTCCAGACCCAGATGTGGTGATGAGAATCTAAGGCCTGAAAATGGAACCAAGGCCAGGGATGTGGATGAGGAAAGTGTCCTATCTGATGCTAGCTCCTTTTATAATTTCTGTCAAAAGAACAAAGACAAACTGACAGCTTTGGAAAGGTGGAAGATCAAGAGAATCCAGTTTGGCTTTCACAAAAGGGATTCAGAAGCCTCCAAGCAACCCAACATGGATGATAGCAGCCAGGAAAATAAGGAAGCTATGGAAGAAGAGAAGAACTCATCAGATATCAACCTGACTGCTTACCAAGCCTGGAAGACTAAACACCAGAAGAAGGTTGGCAATGAAAATAAAGATGAGATTGTGGAGCTTGCTAAAGGTGAAGATTCTGCTTCTGCCAGAAGAAAGCAGAGACGAATGGAGTTACTTGAACACTCAAAGAAAATTTTAGAGGAAAGCCAGTCTCTCTGCAGCTGGGATGCAGAGAGCACAATGAGTGGAAGCATCCCTTTGTCAGCCTTTTGGCCTCCAACAGCTTCTGTAAATTGTACAGAAGACTCTGCCTCAGCATTGAGCAAGCAGACCAATcgctcctctttctctcaggccAGGAGCAGTAGTGGGGCCTTACCAACCCATGCTGTAGCAACTAATGTGCCCAACCTCCCACTTGGCCCCGAAGACACGATATCAATAGCCAGTATTCAAAACTGGATTGCCAATGTCGTTAGTGAAACAATTGctcagaaacaaaatgaaatcctGATGCTGTCCCGGCCATCATCAGTACTGGGTTCTAGTGTTAAGTCAGGTGATCTGGGCAGACATTTGGATGATGACAAGACATCTCTGCTTAGTGCACAGACTGGCTTATCTCTAGCTAGCTCATTGCATCACCACCAGGACACCCAGTATGCTGACACTCAGTCCAGCCTCTCTTGTAACACCTCAATAAGTGAAAAGACAGGGAGATCCAACTCAAGCAAAATAGTGACACAAACAAGCAAGCCTTTCTACAGCCTTTTTGCCGATGAAGTTGACCTGAAGAAGCTTagcagaaaggaaaaggagatgcaaatggagatgagagagaaaatgtcAGATTACAAGACTGAGAAACTTATCAGTGACAATAAACGTAGCACTttatttaagaagaaaaagatcAAGGGAGACAATGAGGATGAAAATGATATAGAAAACACAATGAGTGTTATGTACCCTTTACAAGCAGATCTCAACAGAAGTGAGACAGCTTCAGCTCTCTCAGGCCAGTTTGCCAGTGTTGGTGGTGCTATAAGGTCAGAGGTAGAGAACAATGTAAACAAGTGGCTCAAGGGTTTGAAAGCAGAAGAAAAGTCCTCTTACCAAGGCTGTACTAGTGCTAGTGGAGATAAATACAGGAGATCGTCCACATTCAGAGAGGTGGACACTGAAGCTTCTAGCTATAGAATTTCCAGATCTCAAAGAGAAGAAATGGATAGTTCCTCAACTTATCAGTGTAAAGATGACTTGGAGAGAATCTCCTCACGATTTTCCTCTGCCTCTGCACAAGAAGATAAGGAAGCACATTCATTCACACGGTCAAAATTCAGTGAGACAATTTCCAGAGAAGAAAGTCCAGAACCATATTTTTTCAGAAGAACTCCAGAACCTTCCTCTAGCTCAGAATCCTCTGAACCTTCCACACAGAGTCGGATCAGATCGCACCACTTGGAAGAGCATGAGGAGGAGTCTGGTTCAGATGTGACTGAATTTGGAGCCAAGAGAAAGTTCACCCAGAGCTTTGTAAAGTCTGACGAGAActcagagaaagaagaaaagatagaagaaaagAACGAGTGTTTTGCATCAAGGCATTCATTCAGACAGAGACAACACGTTCgtaaggaggaagaagaagaaacggaTGATGATGCCATCATTGCTGCTTGGAGAAATCGTCAAGAAGAAACTAAGGCAAAACTTCGGCGAAGGAGAGAGGAGTGA